A single genomic interval of Spirosoma linguale DSM 74 harbors:
- a CDS encoding two component transcriptional regulator, winged helix family (PFAM: response regulator receiver; transcriptional regulator domain protein~SMART: response regulator receiver~KEGG: sfu:Sfum_2007 two component transcriptional regulator, winged helix family) → MRRILIIEDDRRIAQNISRSLRVLGYSTEVAYDGFTGRALGLTGQYELIILDINLPDISGYEICRNIRADHPTLPIIMLTAMGEIEDKIEGLECGADDYIVKPFDLRELSARVATCFRRSDLLISSTGEEMLQVADLTLNVTSKVVMRDNTFIELTAKEFALLEYLMRHQGRVVSKIDLAEKVWNFNFDPGTNVVEVYINYLRKKIDKEFDVKLIHTRPGLGYTLKAD, encoded by the coding sequence ATGCGCAGGATTTTGATAATTGAAGATGATCGGCGTATTGCTCAGAACATTAGCCGTAGCCTGCGTGTACTGGGCTATAGCACTGAGGTTGCCTACGATGGGTTTACAGGCCGGGCGCTGGGGTTAACCGGACAGTATGAACTGATTATTCTGGATATCAATCTGCCCGATATAAGCGGTTACGAAATATGCCGTAATATACGGGCCGATCATCCTACGCTGCCCATCATCATGCTGACGGCAATGGGCGAAATTGAAGACAAAATAGAGGGGCTGGAGTGTGGGGCCGACGACTACATTGTGAAGCCGTTCGATCTGCGCGAACTTAGTGCGCGTGTAGCCACCTGCTTTCGCCGATCCGATTTGCTGATTAGTTCTACCGGAGAAGAAATGCTTCAGGTAGCCGATCTAACGCTGAATGTAACGTCGAAGGTCGTAATGCGGGATAATACGTTTATCGAGCTGACGGCCAAAGAGTTTGCTCTTTTGGAATACCTCATGCGGCATCAGGGACGGGTGGTTTCCAAGATTGACCTGGCCGAAAAGGTTTGGAATTTTAACTTCGATCCGGGTACCAACGTGGTGGAGGTATACATCAACTACCTCCGCAAAAAGATTGATAAAGAGTTTGATGTAAAACTCATTCATACACGTCCCGGACTGGGATACACCCTAAAAGCCGACTAG
- a CDS encoding histidine kinase (PFAM: ATP-binding region ATPase domain protein; histidine kinase A domain protein; histidine kinase HAMP region domain protein~SMART: ATP-binding region ATPase domain protein; histidine kinase A domain protein; histidine kinase HAMP region domain protein~KEGG: gme:Gmet_3382 heavy metal sensor signal transduction histidine kinase), with protein MTIRNRISLQFSFIVASILLLFSVVVYATSAHYRKEEFYERLKRKARTTMRFLVEVKEIDHNLLKIIDRNSLSALIDEKILIFNAQDKLIYASIDDKIIHYRQGLLNRVREERQLELTDGENEVVGLLYQQNGQSLVVLASAYDQFGKAKLSNLRHTLIWSLLGGIGLTLALGFFFAGQSLQPISRINQQVQTITANNLQQRLNEGKRQDEIDQLAVNFNHVLARLEQAFDQQRSFVSHASHELRTPLTALKSEIQLGLLQRLSPEEYEAILQNLLTDTDQLIALSNSLLSLARTLENLPRVQLTTVRLDEIIFSAQDELLSTKPTFRILVDYDTMTDTELLVRGNEDLLRRVVLNLLDNACKYSANHEALVYIGADTATCWFTVQDAGIGITGADVSRVFEPFFRASNALNYDGFGVGLSICQRIVALHQGSITVVSEPGHGSTFTVNFPLVNGQAA; from the coding sequence ATGACGATCCGAAACCGTATATCGCTCCAATTTTCATTTATTGTAGCCTCCATTCTGCTTTTGTTTTCGGTGGTCGTTTACGCTACGTCGGCGCATTACCGGAAAGAGGAATTTTATGAACGGCTAAAACGAAAAGCCCGGACAACGATGCGGTTTTTAGTGGAAGTGAAAGAAATTGATCACAATCTGCTCAAAATCATCGACCGCAATTCGCTGTCTGCCCTTATAGATGAAAAAATATTAATATTTAATGCGCAGGACAAACTAATTTATGCCAGTATCGACGATAAAATTATTCATTACCGCCAGGGCTTGCTTAACCGGGTGCGTGAGGAGCGACAACTTGAACTAACCGACGGGGAGAACGAAGTCGTTGGCCTGCTGTATCAGCAGAACGGGCAGTCGCTGGTAGTGCTGGCATCGGCGTACGACCAGTTTGGGAAAGCCAAACTCAGTAATCTGCGGCACACACTCATCTGGAGTTTATTGGGTGGTATCGGGCTAACGCTGGCGCTCGGCTTCTTTTTTGCCGGTCAGTCGCTGCAACCCATATCCCGGATCAATCAACAGGTACAAACTATTACCGCCAATAACCTGCAGCAGCGATTGAATGAAGGGAAACGACAGGACGAGATCGACCAGTTAGCGGTTAACTTCAACCACGTGCTGGCTCGCCTGGAACAGGCCTTTGACCAGCAGCGCAGCTTTGTTTCTCATGCTTCCCATGAATTGAGAACGCCTTTAACGGCCTTGAAATCTGAAATCCAGCTTGGACTTCTCCAACGCCTTAGCCCGGAAGAGTACGAAGCCATTCTGCAAAATCTGCTGACTGATACCGATCAACTCATTGCCTTATCCAACAGTCTGCTGTCACTGGCCCGAACGCTGGAGAACCTGCCTCGCGTACAGCTAACGACTGTCCGGCTCGACGAGATAATCTTTTCGGCTCAGGACGAGCTACTCTCAACTAAGCCCACATTTCGGATTCTGGTTGATTATGACACAATGACTGATACGGAGCTGCTTGTTCGGGGAAACGAAGATTTGCTTCGGCGTGTCGTGCTGAATCTATTGGACAATGCCTGTAAGTATTCGGCAAATCACGAAGCTCTGGTTTACATCGGGGCCGATACGGCTACTTGCTGGTTTACGGTGCAGGATGCAGGTATCGGGATAACTGGAGCGGACGTATCCCGGGTCTTCGAGCCATTTTTTCGCGCCAGTAATGCTCTGAATTACGACGGTTTTGGCGTCGGGCTTTCGATTTGCCAACGCATTGTCGCGCTTCATCAGGGAAGCATAACGGTTGTTAGTGAACCAGGGCACGGTAGTACGTTTACCGTGAACTTTCCCCTGGTAAATGGTCAGGCTGCCTGA
- a CDS encoding CsbD family protein (PFAM: CsbD family protein~KEGG: par:Psyc_0156 hypothetical protein), with amino-acid sequence MNETTLKGGWNELKGKIKQAYGDLTDDDLTYQDGQEDEMWGKIQQKTGKTKDEINKAIADL; translated from the coding sequence ATGAACGAGACAACCCTAAAAGGTGGCTGGAACGAATTAAAAGGCAAAATCAAACAAGCCTACGGCGATTTAACCGACGACGATCTAACTTACCAGGACGGTCAGGAAGACGAAATGTGGGGGAAAATTCAGCAGAAAACCGGCAAAACCAAAGACGAAATCAACAAAGCAATTGCCGATTTATAA
- a CDS encoding flavin-containing monooxygenase FMO (PFAM: flavin-containing monooxygenase FMO; FAD- dependent pyridine nucleotide-disulphide oxidoreductase~KEGG: mlo:mll7934 dimethylaniline monooxygenase) has protein sequence MHTLIIGAGPAGLAMAGQLAHRKLPFTVLEASEHIGVAWRNHYDRLHLHTVKEHSALPHFPFPADFPTYVPRLQFVDYLERYAEHFGIKPLFNQKVIGIRQNKADKTWTVQTETEQFTTDRVVVATGYNRVPNQPELPGQRDFRGIVWHSVDYRNGAPFRDENVLIVGMGNTGAELALDLLEHQAKPFISVRGPVNIVRRDTFGKPAQPTAIFLSKFPNWFYDFMAGLSQRLSVGDVSVYGLGKPKHPPSYDTRHGKIAVIDVGTLDQIKAGNITVLPGIERINRKTVTFTDGRELPFDAIILATGYRPGLLTVLGESVSKKVLNERGYPKALWFADPELEGLYFLGFSIPITGVLYHLNLDSTKLIDHIVKNNFVSP, from the coding sequence ATGCATACCCTCATTATTGGCGCGGGTCCGGCCGGACTGGCCATGGCCGGTCAACTAGCGCACCGGAAATTACCTTTTACGGTACTGGAGGCCAGTGAACATATTGGTGTAGCCTGGCGTAATCATTATGACCGGCTACACCTCCATACCGTCAAGGAACACTCGGCGCTGCCCCATTTTCCGTTCCCCGCCGATTTCCCCACCTATGTACCCCGACTTCAGTTTGTGGATTACCTCGAACGCTATGCGGAGCACTTTGGTATCAAGCCGCTTTTCAATCAGAAGGTAATCGGCATCCGGCAAAACAAAGCGGACAAAACCTGGACGGTACAAACCGAAACCGAGCAATTTACCACCGATCGGGTTGTGGTCGCAACGGGTTATAACCGGGTTCCCAACCAACCGGAGCTGCCCGGCCAGCGCGACTTTCGGGGAATCGTATGGCACAGTGTTGACTACCGCAACGGGGCACCTTTTCGCGACGAGAATGTCCTGATCGTGGGCATGGGAAACACGGGAGCCGAACTGGCTTTGGATCTGCTTGAACACCAGGCAAAGCCGTTTATATCCGTTCGGGGACCGGTTAACATCGTTAGACGTGATACTTTTGGCAAACCAGCTCAGCCTACCGCTATTTTTCTGAGCAAATTCCCAAACTGGTTTTATGACTTCATGGCCGGTTTATCCCAGCGGCTGAGCGTGGGCGATGTGTCGGTGTATGGGCTGGGTAAACCAAAACACCCTCCTTCCTACGATACCCGACACGGGAAGATCGCCGTTATCGATGTGGGCACCCTCGACCAGATTAAAGCGGGCAACATCACGGTTCTGCCGGGAATTGAGCGCATCAATCGGAAAACGGTAACCTTCACCGACGGCCGTGAACTACCTTTCGATGCAATCATCCTGGCCACAGGTTACCGGCCGGGACTCCTGACTGTTCTTGGAGAGTCCGTGTCAAAAAAAGTGCTAAACGAACGCGGTTACCCTAAAGCGCTCTGGTTTGCTGACCCGGAGTTAGAAGGGCTGTATTTTTTGGGCTTTTCGATACCAATTACAGGTGTTCTCTATCACCTCAATCTGGACTCAACGAAACTTATCGACCATATTGTCAAAAACAATTTCGTCTCCCCATAG
- a CDS encoding Protein of unknown function DUF2147 (PFAM: Protein of unknown function DUF2147~KEGG: gur:Gura_3442 hypothetical protein): protein MKSIRLVLPLFTLLLALTAFAPVDDSEAVVGTWLNGTKKGHIQIYKQGGTYFGKLVWLGQPIDPATGKPRTDEKNADASKRSRPLMNMLLLYNFKYDGGNVWSDGKIYNPEDGKEYNCKMTLKDPNTLDVRGYVGISLLGKTQTWTRIK, encoded by the coding sequence ATGAAATCAATTCGTTTAGTACTCCCCCTATTTACACTCCTTTTGGCACTCACGGCTTTTGCACCGGTCGACGACTCCGAAGCGGTGGTTGGCACCTGGCTAAATGGCACAAAAAAGGGGCATATTCAAATCTATAAACAAGGGGGCACCTATTTTGGCAAGCTTGTCTGGTTAGGTCAGCCAATAGATCCCGCAACGGGCAAGCCCCGCACCGACGAAAAAAACGCCGATGCTTCCAAACGGTCGAGGCCCCTAATGAACATGCTGCTATTGTATAACTTTAAGTACGATGGCGGCAATGTGTGGAGTGATGGAAAAATCTACAACCCGGAAGATGGCAAGGAGTATAATTGCAAGATGACCCTCAAAGACCCGAATACGCTGGATGTTCGCGGCTACGTGGGTATCTCGCTTCTGGGCAAAACCCAGACCTGGACGAGGATTAAATAG
- a CDS encoding hypothetical protein (KEGG: ent:Ent638_0910 thioesterase superfamily protein), protein MFKRDPQRSYPTETESRVIIRFQDCDPLQHLNNAKYFDYYFNAREDQVAKLYDFNPGQLFQELKTSWVVYQHQIAYVRPARVSEWVRILSRLIYVNEDTTVTEYIMTDDGKTHLKNVLWVTSKYVSVATGKRIPHDAPVKELLETILVPNLDFLSMNFNERIHEIKQQVVKAYAV, encoded by the coding sequence ATGTTCAAACGTGACCCTCAACGCAGCTATCCAACCGAAACAGAATCGCGCGTTATTATCCGCTTTCAGGACTGCGATCCCCTGCAACACCTGAATAACGCCAAATACTTCGACTATTACTTTAATGCCCGTGAAGATCAGGTTGCCAAGTTGTACGATTTCAACCCCGGCCAGTTATTCCAGGAGCTGAAAACCAGTTGGGTCGTTTATCAACATCAGATTGCCTACGTTCGGCCGGCACGGGTGAGTGAGTGGGTACGCATCTTGTCCAGACTGATTTACGTCAATGAAGACACGACGGTGACGGAATACATCATGACTGATGATGGCAAAACGCACCTCAAAAATGTGCTCTGGGTCACCTCTAAGTACGTCAGCGTAGCCACTGGAAAACGCATTCCGCACGATGCGCCGGTGAAGGAGTTACTGGAAACCATTCTGGTGCCCAACCTGGACTTTCTTAGTATGAACTTCAACGAACGCATTCACGAAATCAAGCAGCAAGTGGTAAAAGCGTATGCTGTTTGA